The Streptomyces sp. NBC_00435 nucleotide sequence CGGCGGCCCCGCTCCCGGGCAGGCTGACCAGCATGAAGCTGCTGATGCTGGGTGGTACCGAATTCGTCGGGCGCGCGATCACAGAAGACGCCCTGGACCGCGGCTGGGAGGTGACCGTCTTCCACCGCGGGCAGCACGCGCCCCCCGCCGGCACCAAGGCCCTGCACGGGGACCGCACCGCCCCCGGCGGCCTGGACGCCCTCGCCCACGGGGAGTGGGACCTCGTCGTGGACACCTGGGGCGGCGCCCCCACCGCCGTACGCGACAGCGCCCGACTGCTCGCCGGCCGGGCCGGCCGGTACGCGTACATATCCAGCCGCTCGGTGTACCAGTACCCCGCACCGGCGGGACTGGACGAGGACGGCCCGCTGGTCGACGGCTCGCCCGACGCGGGCTCCGTCGCCTACCCCGAGGACAAGCGCGGCGGCGAGATCGCCGCCGCGGACGCCTTCGGCGACCGCGCCCTGCTGGTCCGCGCCGGGCTGATCCTCGGCCCGTACGAGAACGTCGGCCGGCTGCCCTGGTGGCTGAACCGCACCGCGCGGGGCGGCCCGCTGCCCGCCCCCGGGCCGAGCGGGCTGCCGCTCCAGTACGTGGACGTACGCGATCTCGCGCGCTGGACCCTGGACGCCGCCGGAGCCGGGCTCGGCGGCCCGTACAACGTGGTCTCCCCGACGGGCCACGCCACGATGGGCGGCTTCCTGGAAGCCTGCGCGAAGGTGACCGGCGGCGCCGCCGAGCTCCGCTGGACCGATCCGGCCCGGATCGAGGAGGCGGGGGTGCAGCCCTGGACGGAGCTGCCGGTCTGGCTGCCCGAGGGGGAGATGCACGACTTCATGTACGGCGGTGACGTGACCAGGGCGTTGGAGGCGGGCCTGGTGTGCCGTCCGGTCGGGGAGACCGTCGCCGACACCTGGGCCTGGCTCGGCACCCTGGGCGGGGTGGCGCCGCAGCGCTCCGACCGGCCGTCCCCCGGGATGAGCACGGAACAGGAGGCCGTACTCCTCGGGCCTCAGGGCTCGTAGGGCTCCGACCGGGCGGCCTGTGCGAGCCGGGTCGGCGGGAGGTACTCGCGCACCAGCGTGCGGTGCCACCACGCGCCCGTCTCGCGCAGCTCGCGCCAGGTCGTGAACCGGTAGCGGTACAGCCGTGCCCGGACGTAGAGCGGCGGCGCGTCCGGGAAGGGATTGTGCCGGATCAGCCGCAGCGTGTCCCGGTCGCCCGCCAGCAGCCGTTCCACGAACGGCCCGAACCAGTCCCGGGCGTAGCCGGGGGAGAGCGCCGCGAACCACATGAGCCAGTCCAGGCGCAGGTGGTACGGGGCGAACTGGCGCGGGGTCCGGCGCACGTCACCCGGCTTGCCCTTGAACCCGTACTCCCGCCACGCGCCGTCCTCCCGGGGCAGCCGGTCCGCGGTGCCCTCCACCACCACCTCCTCGCGGATCCGGCCCACCGTGCCGAACGCCCCGTAGGTGTTGACCAGGTGGAGAGGATCGAAGGACCGGTTCATCACCTGGCGGCGCGAGACCATGTTGGCCACCGGGTGCCGGCTGAGCACCAGCACCAGCACGGTCAGCGCGCACACCGCCACCACGTACCAGAGCGGACCCTCCCGGGAGGCGGCCGGCGGCGGGGCGCCCGCGAACGCGCCGAAGTCGACGGCCGGCAGCGCCGCCGTGATCGTGATCCAGTTCAGCCAGGCGAAGTTCCCCGACAGCACCAGCCACAGCTGGGTCGCCACGATGGTCATGGCGGCGTACGAGGCCACCGGCTGCGGGGCGAACAGCAGGACCGGGACGACCAGTTGGGTCACATGGTTGGCGGCGCACTCCACCCGGTGCAGCGGCTTCGGCAGATGGTGGAAGAACCAGCTCAACGGACCGGGCATCGGCTGCGTCTCGTGGTGGAAGTAGAGGCAGGTGAGCCGCCGCCAGCAGGGGTCGCCGCGCATCTTGATCAGCCCCGCGCCGAACTCCACCCGGAAGACCACCCAGCGCAGCAGCCACAGCACCAGCACGGGCGGCCCGGCCTGCGCGTTGCCGAGGAAGACCGCCAGGAAGCCGACTTCCAGGAGCAACGACTCCCAGCCGAAGGAGTACCAGGTCTGTCCCACGTTCACGACGGACAGGTACAGCGCCCACAGCAGCGCCCACATCACCATCGCCGCGCCCAGCGGCACCGCGTCCCCGGCCCCCGCGGCGAGCGCCGCCGCCAGCGCGGCGCCGAACCAGGCGCAGGAGGCGAAGAACCGGTCGGAGTAGTGGAGCTGGAACAGGCTCGGGGCCCGGCGGAAGGGCGCGT carries:
- a CDS encoding NAD-dependent epimerase/dehydratase family protein; the encoded protein is MKLLMLGGTEFVGRAITEDALDRGWEVTVFHRGQHAPPAGTKALHGDRTAPGGLDALAHGEWDLVVDTWGGAPTAVRDSARLLAGRAGRYAYISSRSVYQYPAPAGLDEDGPLVDGSPDAGSVAYPEDKRGGEIAAADAFGDRALLVRAGLILGPYENVGRLPWWLNRTARGGPLPAPGPSGLPLQYVDVRDLARWTLDAAGAGLGGPYNVVSPTGHATMGGFLEACAKVTGGAAELRWTDPARIEEAGVQPWTELPVWLPEGEMHDFMYGGDVTRALEAGLVCRPVGETVADTWAWLGTLGGVAPQRSDRPSPGMSTEQEAVLLGPQGS
- a CDS encoding lipase maturation factor family protein, encoding MDWFTAPGYWLGRLIFQRALAGVYLVAFTGAALQFRALIGAQGMLPVPRYLRYAPFRRAPSLFQLHYSDRFFASCAWFGAALAAALAAGAGDAVPLGAAMVMWALLWALYLSVVNVGQTWYSFGWESLLLEVGFLAVFLGNAQAGPPVLVLWLLRWVVFRVEFGAGLIKMRGDPCWRRLTCLYFHHETQPMPGPLSWFFHHLPKPLHRVECAANHVTQLVVPVLLFAPQPVASYAAMTIVATQLWLVLSGNFAWLNWITITAALPAVDFGAFAGAPPPAASREGPLWYVVAVCALTVLVLVLSRHPVANMVSRRQVMNRSFDPLHLVNTYGAFGTVGRIREEVVVEGTADRLPREDGAWREYGFKGKPGDVRRTPRQFAPYHLRLDWLMWFAALSPGYARDWFGPFVERLLAGDRDTLRLIRHNPFPDAPPLYVRARLYRYRFTTWRELRETGAWWHRTLVREYLPPTRLAQAARSEPYEP